The Primulina eburnea isolate SZY01 chromosome 8, ASM2296580v1, whole genome shotgun sequence genome contains a region encoding:
- the LOC140839102 gene encoding uncharacterized protein gives MRGSWNGLQALFLRDSPQAYYVHCFAHRLQLALVAAAEKESSIWLFFSKLNSICNLIKASPKRHTELQSAQAIEIATMVATGILETGTGLNQIGALQRAGKTRWSSHFESICSIIDMYSFVIIVLEHMTEEASSNSIRGEATDLLCRALQENSLDILNAMDFVSTTKDLLHTLRAEGYDILLMIVQSVFETNGIEIPDMNAWYRSATGRSSQQRDSITFEHHYRFDVFNAAIDFQVEELNSRFNDGAVELLRLSSALEPRDNFKLFNADDIYNLAEKFYPSDFNKQELHYLKSQLDHYKFDIIHHERFQNIGTISELCRRLLETEKARHYHLIDRLIRLVLTLPVSTATTERSFSAMKLLKTSLRNKMEEELLADSMIVYIEREFTARIDIDSVIDEFYSMKNRRAHLQ, from the exons TGCTGAAAAGGAGAGTTCTATTTGgctatttttctcaaaattgaATTCTATTTGTAATCTTATTAAGGCATCTCCAAAACGTCACACTGAGTTGCAATCTGCCCAAGCTATTGAAATTGCAACCATGGTAGCTACTGGTATTCTCGAGACAG GTACTGGCCTTAATCAGATTGGTGCTTTGCAACGAGCTGGAAAGACGCGTTGGAGTTCTCATTTTGAGTCGATTTGCAGTATAATAGATATGTACAGCTTTGTGATTATTGTGCTTGAGCACATGACGGAGGAAGCGTCTTCGAATTCTATACGAGGGGAAGCTACAG ATTTGCTTTGTCGAGCTTTGCAagagaattctttggatattttAAATGCAATGGATTTTGTCTCAACTACCAAAGATTTACTTCATACTTTGAGAGCAGAAGGTTATGATATTCTTCTAATGATTGTGCAATCAGTTTTTGAAACTAATGGTATTGAGATACCAGATATGAATGCTTGGTATAGATCTGCTACAGGACGATCGAGCCAGCAGAGGGATTCTATTACATTTGAACATCATTACCGTTTTGatgtatttaatgctgcaatagATTTTCAAGTGGAAGAACTCAATAGCAGATTCAATGATGGGGCTGTAGAACTTCTTAGACTTAGTTCTGCTTTGGAACCTCGAGACAACTTTAAGTTGTTTAATGCTGATGATATTTACAATCTTGCAGAGAAATTCTATCCTAGTGATTTCAATAAACAAGAACTACATTATCTGAAAAGTCAGTTGGATCATTataagtttgatataattcatcaTGAAAGGTTTCAGAATATTGGTACTATTTCTGAATTATGTCGAAGATTACTAGAGACTGAAAAGGCGCGTCATTATCACTTAATTGACAGATTGATTCGTCTTGTTTTAACGCTCCCTGTTTCTACTGCGACAACAGAACGATCATTCTCAGCTATGAAACTTCTTAAAACATCTCTCCGGAATAAGATGGAAGAAGAGTTATTGGCAGATTCTATGATTGTTTACATTGAAAGAGAGTTTACTGCAAGGATAGACATTGATTCAGTAATTGACGAGTTCTACTCAATGAAAAACCGCAGGGCACATCTTCAGTAG